In Apteryx mantelli isolate bAptMan1 chromosome 18, bAptMan1.hap1, whole genome shotgun sequence, a single window of DNA contains:
- the ADA gene encoding adenosine deaminase, with amino-acid sequence MERVFGEPKVELHVHLDGAIRPETILHFGKKRGIPLPGSTVDDLLKHVSYKTPLTLTQFLEKFDHYMPAIAGDREAVRRIAYELVETKAKEGVVYVEVRYSPHLLANCKVEPIPWGQQEGDLTPDEVVSLVNQGLQEGERKFNIKVRSILCCMRHMPSWSPEVVELCKKYRNNSVVAIDLAGDESLKVDTSSEHRKAYEEAERCGIHRTVHAGEAGPAAMIKEAVYLLKAERIGHGYHVLEDPELYKELLRTKMHFEVCPWSSYLTGACLPDFRKHPAAQFRKDQANYSINTDDPLIFNSTIDKDYSIAKEYMGFTEEEFKRVNINAAQSSFLPEKEKQELLNTLYEAYGMVPSTS; translated from the exons GAAAAGGGGCATTCCTCTTCCTGGCAGCACCGTCGATGACCTCTTGAAGCACGTCAGCTACAAAACACCCCTGACGCTTACCCAGTTTCTAGAGAAATTCGATCACTACATGCCTGCGATCGC GGGGGACCGCGAGGCGGTGAGGAGGATCGCCTACGAGCTGGTGGAAACCAAGGCGAAGGAAGGCGTCGTCTACGTGGAGGTGCGGTACAGCCCCCACCTCCTGGCCAACTGCAAGGTGGAGCCCATTCCCTGGGGCCAGCAGGA GGGAGACCTCACTCCAGATGAAGTTGTTAGCCTCGTTAATCAGGGACtacaggaaggagaaaggaagttcAACATCAAAGTCAGGTCTATTCTATGCTGCATGCGCCATATGCCAA GCTGGTCTCCAGAGGTGGTGGAGCTCTGTAAGAAGTATCGAAACAACTCTGTGGTAGCCATAGACTTGGCTGGGGATGAGTCACTGAAGGTGGACACTTCTTCTGAGCATAGGAAGGCTTATGAG GAAGCTGAAAGATGTGGCATTCATCGAACTGTCCACGCTGGGGAGGCTGGACCAGCTGCTATGATCAAGGAG GCAGTTTACCTCCTGAAGGCTGAGCGCATTGGCCATGGCTACCATGTCCTGGAAGACCCCGAGCTTTATAAGGAGCTGTTGAGAACAAAGATGCATTTTGAG GTTTGCCCTTGGTCCAGTTATCTTACTGGAGCATGTCTTCCAGACTTCAGGAAACACCCAGCAGCACA ATTTAGGAAGGATCAAGCTAACTATTCCATAAACACCGATGACCCCCTCATCTTTAACTCCACTATTGACAAGGATTACAGCATAGCAAAGGAGTACATGGGCTTTACTGAAGAGGAGTTCAAGAGAGTG AACATCAATGCAGCTCAGTCCAGCTTCTTacctgagaaagaaaagcaggaacTTCTCAATACACTGTATGAAGCCTATGGGATGGTCCCCAGTACATCTTGA
- the PKIG gene encoding cAMP-dependent protein kinase inhibitor gamma, which produces MEVESTTYTDFISCDRAGRRNAVHDIQGDATAISMRKLTGDISDLSIEGAESQADATSSEKDPGARPKGQDNSPSP; this is translated from the exons ATGGAGGTAGAGTCCACCACATACACCGACTTTATTTCCTGTGATCGGGCTGGTCGGAGGAACGCTGTGCACGACATCCAAGGAGATGCAACTGCTATCAGCATGCGCAAGCTGACAGGGGACATAAGTGACCTCTCCATCGAAGGAGCAG AAAGCCAAGCAGATGCCACTTCTTCTGAGAAGGACCCTGGAGCAAGACCAAAGGGGCAAGACAACAGCCCCTCCCCATGA